The Elusimicrobiota bacterium genome includes a window with the following:
- a CDS encoding response regulator transcription factor, with protein sequence MPRILIVDDDASIAELVQRTLSKSIPDCSVCVLRSGKKVLATALAYRPQLMILDWVLGRGETGASICRALKSNRATKDAAILVITGQRLSENDRMKSIAFGADAYLPKPFTLKRLVGHAKALLRRSAITNRPSGGTLEAAGLALNRRKRDVCAGESGVRRLPPRLFNLLWLLVKHYPQPVSARYFLRYAWPSGPVRDNEVAVEISRLKHALEGLCSIETVPGAGYRLARRS encoded by the coding sequence ATGCCCAGGATTTTGATCGTTGACGACGACGCTTCTATCGCCGAGCTGGTTCAACGCACGTTAAGCAAGAGCATCCCGGATTGTTCCGTCTGCGTTCTGCGCTCCGGCAAAAAGGTCTTGGCCACGGCTCTGGCGTACAGACCTCAGTTGATGATCTTGGATTGGGTTTTAGGCCGCGGCGAAACGGGTGCGAGCATTTGCCGGGCGCTTAAATCAAACCGCGCGACCAAGGACGCGGCGATTCTGGTCATTACCGGCCAGCGTTTGAGCGAAAACGACCGGATGAAAAGCATCGCTTTCGGCGCGGACGCTTATTTGCCCAAACCCTTTACGCTCAAACGTTTGGTGGGCCATGCCAAAGCCCTGCTGAGACGCAGCGCGATCACCAATCGTCCCTCCGGCGGTACGCTGGAGGCGGCGGGTTTGGCGCTTAATCGCCGCAAGCGCGACGTTTGCGCCGGGGAGTCCGGGGTCCGGCGTTTGCCTCCGCGTTTGTTTAATCTTCTTTGGCTTTTGGTTAAGCATTATCCTCAACCGGTTTCTGCGCGTTATTTTTTGCGTTATGCGTGGCCCAGCGGCCCGGTGCGCGATAATGAGGTGGCGGTTGAAATTTCCCGTTTAAAACACGCGCTCGAGGGCCTTTGCTCCATCGAAACCGTACCCGGCGCCGGGTATCGGCTGGCCCGGCGATCCTGA